In Wenyingzhuangia fucanilytica, the following are encoded in one genomic region:
- a CDS encoding DNA gyrase/topoisomerase IV subunit A has translation MQDDINNNQEENEFENHNKVESQETITKVTGMYKEWFLDYASYVILERAVPAIADGFKPVQRRIMQSMKDLDDGRYNKVANLVGHCMQYHPHGDASISDAMVQIGQKELLIDMQGNWGNILTGDRAAAARYIEARLSKFALEVVFNPKTTDWQASYDGRRKEPINLPVKFPMLLAQGGEGIAVGLSTKILPHNFNELIDASIKILRGRSFTLFPDFLTGGVIDVTNYNDGARGGKVRVRAKISQLDKKTLVVNEIPFGTTTSSLIESILKANDKGKIKIKQIEDNTARNVEILIHLPPGVSPDKTIDALFAFTNCEVSISPLCCVIQDHKPVFIGVSDILKISTNNTLHLLKRELEIQLGELQEKWHFASLERIFIENRIYRDIEEESTWEGVISAIDKGLKPHVSHLKRAITEEDIVRLTEIRIKRISKFDIDKAKQIIESLEDEIAKVQHHLENLIEFAIDYFKSLKEKYGKEKPRMTEIRTFDDIEATKVVMRNEKLYVNRAEGFVGTSLKRDEFVSDCADIDDVIVFRKDGTMIVTKAAQKTFVGKDIIHVAIFKKGDKRTIYNMMYRDGRSGPSYMKRFNVTGVTRDKEYDLTAGNKGSVVWYFTANPNGEAETVSVELKPLAGLKKLKWDIDFSDLMIKGRSSKGNLITKYPVKKIEFKSAGTSTLKPRKIWFDDAVQRLNVDGRGELLGEFTAKDKLLVATQSGKIKTITPALTTHFEDDMVVLEKWEPNKPISAIYYEGEKEKYYVKRFVIDSPDKEELFISEHPKTQLQIVVTDYRPNVEVIFSKRNLDNLVVDLEDFIAVKGIKALGNQLTDDKIKLVNRLEPLPYSPAEDEIEVADEEEVKGDQPTLF, from the coding sequence ATGCAAGACGACATCAACAATAACCAAGAAGAAAACGAATTTGAAAATCATAATAAGGTAGAAAGTCAAGAGACCATTACCAAAGTTACAGGAATGTACAAAGAGTGGTTTTTAGATTATGCTTCTTATGTAATCTTAGAACGTGCAGTACCAGCCATTGCAGACGGTTTTAAACCAGTGCAAAGACGTATTATGCAATCTATGAAAGATTTGGATGATGGACGTTACAACAAAGTAGCTAATTTGGTAGGGCACTGTATGCAGTATCACCCACATGGAGATGCTTCTATTTCTGATGCCATGGTGCAAATTGGGCAAAAAGAATTGTTGATAGACATGCAAGGGAACTGGGGAAATATTCTTACAGGAGACCGTGCAGCAGCAGCTCGTTATATAGAAGCTCGTTTGTCAAAATTTGCTTTAGAAGTGGTTTTTAATCCTAAAACTACGGATTGGCAAGCTTCTTATGATGGTCGTAGAAAAGAACCTATCAATTTACCTGTAAAATTCCCAATGTTGTTGGCGCAAGGGGGAGAGGGAATTGCAGTAGGGTTATCAACCAAAATATTACCTCATAACTTTAATGAGTTGATAGATGCTTCTATTAAAATATTAAGAGGTAGAAGTTTTACCTTGTTTCCAGACTTTTTAACAGGTGGAGTAATTGATGTGACCAATTATAATGATGGTGCTAGAGGAGGGAAAGTTAGGGTAAGAGCCAAAATTTCTCAACTTGACAAAAAAACATTGGTGGTGAACGAAATTCCGTTTGGAACCACAACTTCATCATTGATTGAGTCGATTTTAAAAGCCAATGACAAAGGAAAAATTAAAATCAAACAAATAGAGGATAATACCGCTAGAAATGTTGAAATTTTAATTCATTTACCACCAGGAGTATCGCCAGATAAAACCATTGATGCTTTATTTGCCTTTACCAATTGTGAGGTTTCTATCTCTCCTTTGTGTTGTGTTATTCAAGACCATAAACCTGTGTTTATTGGGGTGTCTGATATTTTAAAAATATCAACTAATAATACCTTACATCTGTTAAAACGTGAGTTAGAAATTCAGTTAGGTGAGTTACAAGAAAAATGGCATTTTGCATCCTTGGAGCGTATTTTTATAGAGAATAGAATTTATCGTGATATTGAAGAAGAAAGCACTTGGGAAGGGGTGATTTCTGCTATAGATAAAGGATTAAAACCTCATGTATCTCATCTAAAAAGGGCAATTACAGAGGAGGATATTGTTCGCTTAACAGAAATAAGAATTAAACGTATTTCTAAGTTTGATATTGATAAAGCAAAACAAATTATAGAAAGTTTAGAAGATGAAATTGCTAAAGTGCAACATCATTTAGAAAACTTAATTGAGTTTGCTATCGATTATTTTAAGAGTTTAAAAGAAAAATACGGGAAAGAAAAACCTCGTATGACAGAAATTAGAACTTTTGATGATATTGAAGCGACAAAGGTGGTGATGAGAAATGAGAAGTTATATGTAAACAGAGCAGAAGGTTTTGTAGGAACTTCTTTAAAGAGAGATGAATTTGTGTCTGATTGTGCAGATATTGATGATGTAATTGTGTTCCGTAAAGATGGGACTATGATTGTAACCAAAGCAGCTCAAAAAACATTTGTTGGAAAGGATATTATTCATGTAGCCATCTTTAAAAAAGGAGACAAGCGCACTATTTATAACATGATGTATCGTGATGGTCGTTCAGGACCAAGTTACATGAAACGTTTTAATGTAACTGGAGTAACAAGAGATAAAGAGTACGATTTAACAGCTGGAAACAAAGGTTCCGTAGTTTGGTACTTTACAGCCAATCCAAACGGAGAAGCGGAAACAGTTTCGGTTGAATTAAAACCATTAGCGGGATTAAAGAAATTAAAATGGGATATAGACTTTTCTGATTTAATGATCAAAGGGCGTTCTTCTAAAGGGAATTTAATCACCAAATATCCTGTTAAGAAAATTGAATTTAAATCTGCAGGAACTTCTACATTAAAGCCACGTAAAATTTGGTTTGATGATGCTGTACAACGTTTAAATGTTGATGGAAGAGGAGAGCTGTTAGGGGAATTTACAGCTAAGGATAAATTATTAGTTGCCACACAATCTGGAAAAATAAAAACCATTACTCCAGCATTAACTACGCATTTTGAAGATGATATGGTAGTATTAGAAAAATGGGAACCAAACAAGCCTATTTCTGCCATTTATTACGAAGGTGAAAAAGAAAAATATTACGTAAAACGTTTTGTGATTGATAGTCCAGATAAGGAAGAATTGTTCATTAGTGAACATCCTAAAACCCAATTACAAATTGTAGTTACGGATTATAGGCCTAATGTTGAGGTAATTTTTAGCAAACGTAATTTAGATAATTTGGTTGTAGATTTAGAAGATTTTATAGCTGTTAAAGGAATAAAAGCTTTAGGAAATCAATTAACTGATGACAAAATAAAATTGGTAAATAGACTAGAGCCATTACCATATAGTCCTGCTGAAGATGAAATTGAGGTAGCCGATGAAGAGGAAGTAAAAGGTGATCAGCCAACGTTGTTTTAA
- a CDS encoding DMT family transporter gives MKKISENTVGVLVALLAVFLFSSKAVIVKLIYEFEVPTVHVLLMRMLLALPFYVGMLVFNKKEKKVGLERKHYLWLLLFGVIGYYIASFFDFYGLKFLSASLERIILFVYPTLVVILGALFLKTKITKQQVWAIVITYFGVILTFASELQINHNDHLFLGAGLIFMSALTYASYLVGSGWLIPKFGTVRFTSIAMIIACSSVIVHYLITDRQSFLNYPSQVYWYQLIMAVFCTVLPSYLVSYAIQKLGASKFAIIGSIGPVFTILLATIVLGESITFIQSIGVVIVILGVRIVSKKER, from the coding sequence ATGAAAAAAATATCAGAAAATACTGTTGGGGTTCTTGTTGCATTGCTAGCAGTATTCCTGTTTTCGTCAAAAGCAGTTATTGTAAAATTAATTTATGAATTTGAGGTGCCTACAGTTCATGTTTTATTAATGAGGATGTTATTAGCATTACCATTTTATGTAGGAATGCTTGTTTTTAATAAAAAAGAAAAGAAAGTTGGGTTAGAAAGAAAACATTATTTATGGCTTTTATTGTTTGGAGTTATAGGGTATTATATTGCTAGTTTTTTTGACTTTTATGGACTAAAGTTTTTATCAGCTAGTCTAGAAAGAATTATTTTGTTTGTATATCCTACACTAGTAGTGATTCTTGGAGCTTTGTTTTTAAAAACAAAAATTACCAAGCAACAGGTTTGGGCAATTGTTATTACTTATTTTGGTGTTATTTTAACTTTTGCCTCAGAATTACAAATCAATCATAACGATCATTTGTTTTTAGGAGCTGGACTTATTTTTATGAGTGCATTAACCTATGCGTCCTATTTGGTGGGGAGTGGATGGTTAATTCCAAAATTTGGAACTGTTCGTTTTACTTCTATAGCTATGATTATTGCTTGTAGCTCTGTGATTGTACATTATTTAATTACTGATAGACAATCATTTTTAAACTATCCAAGTCAAGTGTATTGGTATCAGTTAATTATGGCTGTTTTTTGTACAGTATTACCATCGTATTTAGTGTCTTATGCCATTCAAAAGTTAGGAGCTTCTAAATTTGCCATTATAGGTAGTATAGGGCCAGTATTTACTATTTTATTAGCTACAATTGTTTTAGGAGAAAGTATTACTTTTATACAGTCAATAGGAGTTGTAATTGTAATTTTGGGAGTAAGAATTGTTTCTAAAAAAGAACGATAA
- a CDS encoding DNA topoisomerase IV subunit B — protein sequence MSQETKYTEDNIRSLDWKEHIRMRPGMYIGKLGDGSSQDDGIYILIKEVIDNSIDEFVMGTGKTIEISVKDEVVKIRDYGRGVPLGKVVDVVSKMNTGGKYDSRAFKKSVGLNGVGTKAVNALSSNFSIQSIRDGQTTTAEFEKGELIHQTPLEATTIRRGTRVIFHPDPSIFVNYKFRSEYVIKMIKNYVYLNPGLTIVFNGEKFISENGLKDLLEENIHEDTLAYPIIHLRGDDIEIAMTHSKTQYSEEYHSFVNGQHTTQGGTHQNAFREAVVKTIREFFGKNFEASDVRKSIVSAIAIKVMEPVFESQTKTKLGSTEMGGDLPTVRTYINDFVKTNLDNYLHKNPTTAEAIQRKVMQAEKERKELSGIRKIARERAKKASVHNKKLRDCRIHLADSKKEGHLDTSLFITEGDSASGSITKSRNVNTQAVFSLKGKPLNCYGLTKKIVYENEEFNLLQAALNIEDGIENLRYNNVIIATDADVDGMHIRLLLITFFLQFFPEVIKEGHLYILDTPLFRVRNKKETIYCYSEEEKQAAIEKLTGKAEITRFKGLGEISPDEFQHFIGDNIRLDPVMLDKEQSIESMLEFYMGKNTPDRQDFIIDNLKYELDIIEEN from the coding sequence ATGAGTCAAGAAACAAAATATACAGAAGATAACATACGATCGTTAGACTGGAAAGAGCATATCCGTATGCGACCAGGGATGTATATTGGTAAGTTAGGAGACGGGTCATCGCAAGATGATGGAATTTATATTCTAATTAAAGAGGTGATTGACAACTCTATTGATGAGTTTGTGATGGGGACTGGTAAAACCATTGAAATTTCTGTAAAGGATGAGGTGGTTAAAATTAGAGATTACGGACGTGGAGTTCCTTTAGGAAAAGTTGTAGATGTAGTTTCTAAAATGAATACAGGAGGAAAGTACGATTCTCGTGCTTTTAAAAAATCTGTAGGATTAAACGGAGTAGGTACCAAAGCAGTAAATGCTTTGTCTAGTAATTTTTCTATTCAATCTATCCGTGACGGACAAACCACCACAGCAGAGTTTGAAAAAGGAGAGTTAATTCATCAAACTCCGCTAGAAGCAACGACCATACGAAGAGGAACTAGAGTTATTTTTCATCCAGACCCAAGTATTTTTGTGAACTATAAGTTCCGTAGTGAATACGTCATTAAAATGATAAAAAACTATGTGTATCTAAATCCAGGTTTGACCATCGTTTTTAATGGTGAAAAATTTATTTCAGAAAACGGATTGAAAGATTTGTTGGAAGAAAATATTCACGAAGACACGTTAGCATATCCTATTATTCATCTTAGAGGAGATGATATAGAGATTGCCATGACACATAGTAAAACACAATATAGTGAAGAGTATCATTCTTTTGTAAACGGACAACACACTACTCAAGGAGGGACACATCAAAATGCGTTTAGAGAAGCAGTGGTAAAAACCATTAGAGAATTTTTTGGTAAAAACTTTGAAGCTTCGGATGTTCGTAAATCTATTGTAAGTGCCATTGCCATAAAAGTAATGGAACCTGTTTTTGAGAGCCAGACCAAAACCAAGTTGGGGTCTACCGAAATGGGGGGAGATTTACCAACGGTAAGAACTTATATCAACGATTTTGTTAAAACCAATTTAGATAATTATTTACATAAAAATCCTACTACTGCCGAAGCCATTCAGCGTAAGGTAATGCAGGCAGAAAAGGAGCGTAAAGAGTTATCTGGTATTCGTAAAATTGCTAGAGAACGCGCTAAAAAAGCAAGCGTACACAACAAAAAATTACGTGATTGTAGAATTCATTTAGCGGATTCTAAAAAAGAAGGACATTTAGATACTTCTTTGTTTATAACAGAGGGAGATTCTGCAAGTGGATCTATCACTAAATCTCGTAATGTAAATACTCAAGCCGTATTTAGTTTAAAAGGAAAGCCTTTAAACTGTTATGGATTGACTAAAAAAATTGTGTACGAAAATGAGGAGTTTAACCTCTTACAAGCAGCCTTAAATATTGAGGATGGAATAGAAAACTTACGTTACAACAATGTAATTATTGCTACAGATGCCGATGTAGATGGAATGCACATCCGTTTGTTGTTGATTACATTCTTTTTACAATTTTTTCCAGAGGTCATAAAAGAAGGACATTTGTATATTTTAGATACACCGTTGTTTAGAGTTAGAAATAAAAAAGAAACTATTTATTGTTATTCCGAAGAGGAAAAACAAGCAGCCATAGAAAAGTTAACAGGAAAAGCAGAGATTACTCGATTTAAAGGATTGGGAGAAATTTCGCCTGACGAATTCCAACATTTTATTGGAGATAATATACGTTTAGATCCTGTAATGTTAGACAAAGAACAGTCTATAGAATCTATGTTAGAGTTCTATATGGGTAAAAATACACCAGACCGTCAAGATTTTATTATAGATAATTTGAAATATGAGTTGGATATCATAGAGGAGAATTAG
- the ychF gene encoding redox-regulated ATPase YchF — MKAGIVGLPNVGKSTLFNCLSNAKAQSANFPFCTIEPNIGVVNVPDPRLEKLESLVNPERVVPATVEIVDIAGLVKGASKGEGLGNQFLANIRETDAILHVLRCFNDDNIVHVDGSIDPIRDKETIDIELQLKDLETVEKRLERVKKLAKTGNKDAQAEFDVLDRIKTSLEAAVSVRALEFSEKELEYVKPLQFITIKPVMYVCNVDEDAAVDGNEYVELVKEAVKDESAEVLVLAVGTEADINELESFEERKEFLSDIGLDEPGAAKLIRAAYKLLNLQTYFTAGVKEVRAWTINIGDTAPQAAGVIHTDFEKGFIRAEVIKYNDYVALGSEAKVKEAGKLSVEGKEYIVQDGDMMNFRFNV; from the coding sequence ATGAAAGCAGGTATTGTAGGATTACCAAACGTTGGGAAATCAACATTATTCAATTGTTTGTCTAACGCAAAAGCGCAAAGTGCAAACTTTCCATTCTGTACTATTGAGCCAAATATTGGAGTAGTAAATGTGCCAGATCCAAGATTAGAAAAATTGGAGTCTTTGGTAAACCCAGAAAGAGTAGTGCCTGCAACTGTAGAGATTGTTGATATTGCTGGATTGGTTAAAGGAGCAAGTAAAGGAGAAGGTTTAGGAAACCAGTTTTTAGCAAACATTAGAGAAACGGATGCTATTCTGCATGTATTGCGTTGTTTTAATGATGATAATATTGTGCACGTTGATGGTTCTATCGACCCAATTAGAGATAAAGAAACTATTGATATTGAGTTACAATTAAAAGATTTAGAAACTGTTGAAAAACGTTTAGAAAGAGTTAAAAAATTAGCAAAAACAGGAAATAAAGATGCTCAGGCTGAATTTGATGTTTTAGATAGAATTAAAACGTCTTTAGAGGCGGCGGTTTCAGTTCGTGCGTTAGAGTTTTCAGAGAAAGAATTAGAATATGTTAAACCATTACAGTTCATTACTATTAAGCCTGTAATGTACGTTTGTAATGTTGATGAAGACGCTGCTGTTGATGGAAATGAATATGTAGAGCTGGTTAAAGAAGCTGTAAAAGATGAAAGTGCTGAGGTATTGGTTTTAGCGGTTGGTACAGAAGCAGATATTAACGAGTTAGAAAGTTTTGAAGAGCGTAAAGAGTTTTTGTCTGACATCGGTTTAGATGAGCCTGGAGCAGCTAAATTAATTCGTGCTGCTTACAAGTTATTAAACTTACAAACTTATTTTACTGCTGGTGTAAAAGAAGTTAGAGCTTGGACCATTAATATTGGTGATACTGCGCCACAAGCAGCTGGAGTAATTCATACAGATTTTGAAAAAGGATTTATCCGTGCAGAGGTAATTAAGTATAATGATTATGTTGCTTTAGGAAGCGAAGCCAAAGTAAAAGAAGCAGGTAAATTATCTGTAGAAGGAAAAGAATACATAGTACAAGATGGAGATATGATGAACTTTAGATTTAATGTCTAA
- a CDS encoding DUF2721 domain-containing protein — protein sequence MNLSMSIPALLFPAISLSMLAYNARYLAIASLIRQLHKEYQDSHEKNIGDQIKILSRRLTLIRATQGFAILSFMGAVLTMLLLFLEMHITADVVFIISLCCMMLSLTLLFIEIQVSTKALQIQLKDIKGKFI from the coding sequence ATGAATTTATCTATGAGCATTCCTGCTTTGTTATTCCCTGCCATTTCATTATCAATGTTGGCATATAATGCTCGTTATTTGGCTATTGCATCTTTAATTAGACAATTACATAAAGAATATCAAGATTCTCATGAAAAAAACATAGGGGATCAAATTAAAATATTGAGTAGAAGATTAACCTTAATTAGAGCTACTCAAGGTTTTGCTATTTTAAGTTTTATGGGAGCTGTATTAACCATGCTGCTTTTATTTTTAGAAATGCATATTACTGCTGATGTTGTTTTTATCATCAGTCTTTGTTGTATGATGCTTTCTTTAACCTTATTATTCATAGAAATTCAAGTTTCTACCAAAGCGCTACAAATTCAGTTAAAGGATATTAAAGGAAAATTTATTTAA